Proteins co-encoded in one Gossypium arboreum isolate Shixiya-1 chromosome 11, ASM2569848v2, whole genome shotgun sequence genomic window:
- the LOC128283922 gene encoding uncharacterized protein LOC128283922, whose product MYTGSREFEETEYATPSVNPLDNQPPNVGRERDALQLLRDIADALQHIVRTIHVTTSVPTVRQAPIKELQKYGATKFQGLKGVDPSAAENWMETTKRVLRATIRLHPPKESDMCCITVTRRSLSLVGIYEFQKKYIGELYIEEKKQEFLVLKQGNMSVLDYEREFSRLSRYASEYVPTEADSCKRFLRGLRDEIKIQLVSLRITELVDLVERAKMIEQVLGLDKKSEMGKSAGKRMGTTSSNPLPKRFRESRSGWRSSFRSDRDILVNAGRKPEDVSTVALLNTLLKIVRELRVVHLPHLRDRYRLPEVEEYLEEVLFQGEKELVEAVI is encoded by the exons ATGTATACTGGAAGTCGAGAATTTGAAGAAACTGAATATGCTACACCTAGTGTGAATCCGTTAGATAATCAACCTCCTAACGTAGGAAGAGAAAGAGATGCCTTACAACTGTTAAGAGATATAGCTGATGCATTACAGCATATAGTGAGAACTATACATGTTACTACATCTGTACCTACTGTCAGACAGGCCCCGATTAAAGAGCTACAGAAATATGGTGCCACGAAATTTCAGGGATTAAAAGGAGTTGATCCGTCCGCTGCTGAAAATTGGATGGAAACAACAAAAAGAGTTTTGCGTGCAACAATTAGACTGCACCCCCCGAAAGAGTCTGATATGTGCTGTATCACTGTTACAAGGAGAAGCCTATCTCTAGTGGGAATCTATG aatttcagaagaagtaTATTGGGGAATTGTACAtcgaagagaaaaagcaagagttTTTAGTGCTGAAACAGGGGAATATGTCAGTACTGGATTATGAGCGAGAGTTCTCTAGATTGAGCAGGTATGCATCAGAATATGTTCCAACCGAGGCTGATAGTTGTAAACGATTTCTACGAGGACTGCGAGATGAAATCAAGATTCAATTGGTAAGTCTCAGAATTACTGAACTTGTTGATCTGGTTGAGCGAGCAAAAATGATAGAACAAGTACTAGGCCTGGATAAAAAGTCAGAAATGGGTAAATCAGCTGGGAAACGTATGGGAACCACCAGTTCTAATCCATTACCGAAGAGATTCAGAGAATCAAGAAGTGGTTGGAGATCAAGCTTTCGGTCTGATAGGG acattttggtgaatgctggAAGAAAACCGGAAGATGTTTCCACTGTGGCTCTACTGAACACTTTGTTAAAGATTGTCCGAGAACTCAGAGTAGTACACCTGCCACATCTCAGAGATCGGTATCGACTACCAGAGGTAGAGGAATATCTAGAGGAGGTTTTGTTTCAAGGAGAGAAGGAGTTGGTAGAAGCAGTGATATAG